Part of the Oligoflexia bacterium genome is shown below.
GACCCTGAACGGTTTTTTTAATGCGGTCAATTTGAACGCCCACCGAAGATTCGGATTCAAGAGCAGGATCAGGCCCAACGATTACGAGATTTATTCTTTTTTGTTTAGGAACATGGGCATGGCTATTAGAATGATTGGAGATTGAATTTCTAATTTTAGTAACATAAGGATCGCTTGTTTTGAAATTTAATGAAATTTGAGCATGCACTGAAGATAGACCCATAAATATGGGTATTAATAGTCCAAGACTCCCCAACCACGTGCTTCGCATGGTCCCCCTAAATTAACTCCGCATCACGCTGATGCGTTCCCTTGCCAAGGAGTTAACTTAAAGGATGAGGCCTTGTATACTTATAAAAACTTACAGCTTCTGTTGTAAAAAGGGGAGTTCAGTCTTGATGCGATCCTGGGGATCGTAATGACTCGCGAGCTTTTTAACTTTGTTTGAATCATCGACGAAAACCAGATTCGGCTTAAACAAAGAGCATTGCTCATTTTCAAACTCGGCATAGGCCGCAATGATCACTTTATCACCGGGGTGAACTAGTCGTGCAGCAGCCCCATTCAGGCAAATTTCTTGAGCTTTGCCATAGATCACGTATGTAGAGAATCTTTGGCCATTGTTGCAATTATAGATATCTACTTTTTCAAATTCAATGAGATCAGCCGCCTTGCAAAGCGCCGGATCAATAGAGATTGAACCCTCATAATTAAGATCTGCCTCAGTAACGGTAGCTCTATGAATTTTAGATTTGAGCAGTGTTCGTTTCATATTTTTTCCTCTTTGTTGTGGGACTGCTTGGTTTATCAACGTTCATTGCAAGGGCTTTATGTAATCCTAAAAGTACTAGCTCTGGTATGAGAGCATCAAAGACTTTTTCATTTTCAAAAAGTCTAGAAAACCCACCCGTGCCGATGACGACTGTTGGTTTATTTTCAAAATATTTCTTTTTAATTTCACGGCTGAGTTCTTTGAGTACAGCGAGATTACCAAAATAAAGACCTGATTGAATACTCTCAACAGTTGATCTCCCCACAAGCTCTTTCGGAGCTAGAATTTCAACCGAAGGTAAGCGCGCGGTTTTTGTTTCAAGTGCTTCCATGGAAAGTCGAAGTCCGGGGAGAATCATTCCTCCTAAATACTCTTTCTCAGAAGTAACGACATCAAAAGTTGTAGCTGTGCCAAAATCAACGATAATGAGATTTTTCCCAGGAAATAAATGTGTTCCTGCAATTGAATTTGCAATACGATCGGCACCGACTTCTAATGGGTTTCTGTATTTTATTTTTAATCCTGTTTTGGTACCTGCTTGAAGTAAAAAGGGCTGCATTTTAAAGTATTTCTGACATGCCCCTTTTAATGAATGCACAACGTCTGGCACTACAGAGCATACTGCAATTTGTTGAATGTTTTTTGGATCAATTTTGTTTTCACGTAAAACCTGAACTAAAAAAAGTCCAAATTCATCAGATGAATTTGAAAGACGTGAGTTTTTTCTAAATTGAAGGATGATTTTTTGATTCTCATCAAAAACACCCCCATAAATTTGGCTGTTACCGACGTCGAGACCTAAAATCATATATTCTCCTTAAGTACTTCATTAAGTGCTTGGGCAAGTTCAAGTTTTGTTGTTCCTGATTTTAAAACTGCATCTTGTTTGTAAATCTCAAACCGATGCATTCCATTTTTTTTGATTTCAACAAAATCATTGTGAACAACAAAATCAATTTCCGAATTTCGAGTTAACTTTTCAATCGCTGTTTTTTGTTCTTGTAAATCTTCCGTTGCAGTTAATTTAAATGCAATCACTGTAAGTGCAGATGCTGAGTAGGACTTTAACTTTTCAACAATTTTAAAATTAGGCTTTAAAGTCACTTGAAGTTTTTGATCAGAATGG
Proteins encoded:
- the panD gene encoding aspartate 1-decarboxylase — translated: MKRTLLKSKIHRATVTEADLNYEGSISIDPALCKAADLIEFEKVDIYNCNNGQRFSTYVIYGKAQEICLNGAAARLVHPGDKVIIAAYAEFENEQCSLFKPNLVFVDDSNKVKKLASHYDPQDRIKTELPFLQQKL
- a CDS encoding type III pantothenate kinase codes for the protein MILGLDVGNSQIYGGVFDENQKIILQFRKNSRLSNSSDEFGLFLVQVLRENKIDPKNIQQIAVCSVVPDVVHSLKGACQKYFKMQPFLLQAGTKTGLKIKYRNPLEVGADRIANSIAGTHLFPGKNLIIVDFGTATTFDVVTSEKEYLGGMILPGLRLSMEALETKTARLPSVEILAPKELVGRSTVESIQSGLYFGNLAVLKELSREIKKKYFENKPTVVIGTGGFSRLFENEKVFDALIPELVLLGLHKALAMNVDKPSSPTTKRKKYETNTAQI